The following coding sequences lie in one Diceros bicornis minor isolate mBicDic1 chromosome 33, mDicBic1.mat.cur, whole genome shotgun sequence genomic window:
- the FABP5 gene encoding fatty acid-binding protein 5 yields MATIQQLVGRWRLVESKGFDEYMKEVGVGMALRKMGAMAKPDCIITVDGNNLSIKTESTLKTTQFSCNLGEKFEETTADGRKTQTVCNFTDGALVQHQEWDGKESTITRKLEDGKLVVICVMNNVTCTRVYEKVE; encoded by the exons ATGGCCACCATTCAGCAGCTGGTAGGAAGATGGCGCTTGGTGGAGAGCAAAGGCTTTGACGAGTACATGAAGGAAGTAG GAGTGGGAATGGCCCTGCGGAAAATGGGTGCAATGGCCAAACCAGATTGTATCATCACTGTTGACGGCAATAACCTCAGCATAAAAACTGAGAGCACTTTGAAAACAACACAGTTTTCCTGTAACCTGGGAGAGAAGTTTGAAGAAACTACAGCTGATGGCAGAAAAACTCAG ACTGTCTGCAACTTTACAGACGGCGCGTTGGTTCAACATCAGGAATGGGATGGGAAGGAAAGCACAATAACGAGAAAATTGGAAGATGGGAAATTAGTGGTG ATATGCGTCATGAACAATGTCACCTGCACTCGGGTCTATGAAAAAGTCGAGTAA